CCCAAAGATTTGGaaggatttttaaaatttataactcATACCCAAGCTATTTATTTCTCTCTTTGTCGTTTCACACCACCTCTTTTCTTATCTTTTCTCCTCTCATCTATCTCTAtcactctctcaaattttcgaaatgtgtctctatatatattttcatctttcctttcaaaatttttatgtttggcctattgttcatttaataattttttattttaatatcatagtaaattttgaattctagaattgattttgtgatttttaatttatgattcatacaaattaatataaatattcaataataataaaagatgatccaAAAAATAACtcttaattcttaataattgaatagcCTCGCAACaaccatgattttttaaaattctttttagcattttcaattaatatataaactacgatatttttatacaaaattgtaTTCACacaatgataaataatattcttttcaCAAGTATATAATCAATTCAAAAAACAAGATTACAgattaatcaattgatgtatttttaaaaatttacaaatatacatataaatctgtgagattttgtaaatatttgattcaataaaacaaattcacaaaaatctataaaaatcttgcaaaaaagtctacatgaatccacataaatctgtttataaatctgtgagattttgtaaaagtcaataaaaatttatcaaatccataaagtatatcatttgaaaaaatcattaaaagttATCAAAACTCAGATGAATATTtctttattatcaaaataaaattgaataGATTTTTATTCTCCGAGATTGTGCAAAGTATTCTAAAATTGAATGGTAAAAAGTAACACTTCACAATATTTTGTACATCACGGTCATTAAACAGCTGGTGGctgaataaaattatttaagaaaatataaaatgttcaaaAAAGATTTCTATATTGTTGTAGCTTGCGTATTGCATCTCTTCAAATATTAACcttttctaaataaaaaaaatgaaatgaaataatcacaaaattgaacaactattatataaaaatgtttttatagTTGAAACGTATCATGTTTTATTTTCATAGTTGTCttcaatttttaaaaacatatatCAATTGTTTTTTAAAGACTATATTTGGAAAACACTTTTCGAAAACTTTTTTTACAAAATCATGTTCAAACACTTACTTGTTACCATGTTCTGGTTTTAGCACAAACTTGGATTCTTTAACAAACATATATGTTAATTCAATTCCGCCAATAAGAGGCCTTGCCGAACAATTCAAAAGTTGGCAAACAACTTTGGAAAGAAACCACATACCTTTAGAAATCTAATGAGTTTTAATGGTGTTCCCAAACaacatatataattttatgaaccaaataacaaaaaaaattaaataatttgaacCCCAAAAAGCTTAAAACCCTTTGTCTTCACTTTTTCTGGAGAATCCTGACCATTATCTTCCCTCACTTTAGCATCATCTTCATCCTCTATTGAATCAAACTTGTCATTCTCCTTGGTTATGGCCTCGCCGTCGTTACAATGACCCTCGTTGTAGGCGACATCGATCATACTAAGTCTCCGAACTCCAGACAAACCGTTATTAGACTCAAAGATAGAAAAAATAACCCTGTCCTTGGATCTTAGCCCCTTTTCCTTTGCAAATCTATTCCAACCCCTAGTAAATACAAAACTTTGGCTACTTTTCCAATAACAATACCGAAACTTCCATGACCTCATGGACCTGTCGAAAAACGCAAGTTCTATGTCTTCTATGCCACCTCCGTTGTCTTCCTCCGTCTCAGAAATCTGAGGGAAATATTTTACAGCGTACTTTTTGGGAATGACAAGTCGGTTAAGCTTACTCACATCACTGGGAGTGAGTTCCTTTTCGAAAAGTTGCCTCACTTTGACCCCGGTGACACCATTTAATATGGCTTGATTACTGTTAATGCATTGTGCTTGAGCCCTTAAATATTCGGAAAATTTGGTAGCGTAGGAGCCATCCTTGATCATGCTTAGGACTGATTCTGTGCTAAATTGGCTCTGGAAACTTGGCTCGTGGATGGTTAAATCAGTCCAAGGGAAATTTCTAAACGAGTCTCCATTGCGAAGCTTGATAGCCGCGCTATCATATGCCATTGCAGCTTCTTGCTCAGATTTAAACGTCCCAAGCCAAATACGCTCATGATTCGCGTATATTTGGGTTCCCCAGTGCCCATTTTGTTGACTAACAACACCCTTGAATCTTGAACTGGAGGAAGAAACATTGTGTTTAAGATTCTTGAGAAGTATCTGTTTGTTGTCAGTGTCGGATTGAGAGACTTCTTCGGACTGATCGGTGATTGCAGTTCCTGAAACAACACTTGGTTCTTCCATTCCTTGAATTCTGAAATTCAAAAGAGAAAAACCGAATCGAATTTTGATCGACATAATAAAGATAAAATGTTTAGGCACCATTAATATTACAGCCCGAAAGAATTCTGCTACAAGAGACAATCTCTAAAGAGCAACGCCTTGAAAAAAGATTGACGTAATTCAAGTTCAAATTTGAGATAACTACTAGAAATATCGAGGACACATACATATATCTTCTCCATCGACACCATATATACAACAGTGACAtagatttatttttttcaagtGCAACGACAAGGTTAGATATGCGATGCCGATTATCTATCCATGTATCTAAGGAAAAAAAACTTCATATAACAAATCGAATTACAAAATTATATTGGCAAATTCGTGGAACTACAGACTGTAATTGCAAACTCAACCATCATAGTTCAGTATTATTGGTATATACAATAATGTAGCAGCAATCATTTTGCAACACCATTCCTAAAATGTATACACACGCATCCTTGCAGATCATTAGCTTTTAAGCttcattgcatgtttatattgtaAGAACTAAATAATTAGCCATTATAATTAGAGAAGCAATGGCCTTTTTTACATCTGCACCGCCACACGTAGGGTGGCTTTGTCAATGAAAGGAGGTGGGAATCCTATGCAACCTCGTCATGAAAGCGCTTACAAATCACGCAGCATAACGAAAGtaaagattaaattaaacaaacataatatcagcatATTAAGTCTTTAAATTCTACAATTGGGATGTTCTTTTCTTATTTATATTGCATTTGAAATAAAATCTTAAAGAATGAGAAAGCACTCTCATGTGATTTGAGATTAAAATTAGAGTTTCTGCTTTTAAGTTTGGATGTGTCATCGATCAATCAACTTAATACAAGTTTTTTTTCCTTGCATACTGCATGATAATAATCTAGTTAGTTTATCGAAGGAGGACCGCATAATATGGTATCAGATATTGTTGACATGATGCAAATATGACGTCAAATCTGCTATGTTTATAGACCCGCCATCATGGATAAATACTTTCAGGACGGAGTTTAGCAaattaaaacataataattGCATTTTTATAGGGTTGAATTTCTTGACTGATTCAAAACAAGAAAGAGTTTGCGAAGCAGGCAAGATTTTGCAGATTACTTCAAGAACTTAACCATATTTGGCAATCGTAAACATTAATGACAACAACGCACACacaatatatatacatgtatctATAAGATCAACTTTTTCCAGGAGGTTT
This Primulina eburnea isolate SZY01 chromosome 2, ASM2296580v1, whole genome shotgun sequence DNA region includes the following protein-coding sequences:
- the LOC140816156 gene encoding AP2/ERF and B3 domain-containing transcription factor At1g51120-like, with amino-acid sequence MEEPSVVSGTAITDQSEEVSQSDTDNKQILLKNLKHNVSSSSSRFKGVVSQQNGHWGTQIYANHERIWLGTFKSEQEAAMAYDSAAIKLRNGDSFRNFPWTDLTIHEPSFQSQFSTESVLSMIKDGSYATKFSEYLRAQAQCINSNQAILNGVTGVKVRQLFEKELTPSDVSKLNRLVIPKKYAVKYFPQISETEEDNGGGIEDIELAFFDRSMRSWKFRYCYWKSSQSFVFTRGWNRFAKEKGLRSKDRVIFSIFESNNGLSGVRRLSMIDVAYNEGHCNDGEAITKENDKFDSIEDEDDAKVREDNGQDSPEKVKTKGFKLFGVQII